The proteins below are encoded in one region of Flavobacterium sp. IMCC34852:
- a CDS encoding DUF4369 domain-containing protein, which yields MQKTFLAIVSLFVLVSCSEQKSTKNFVLNGNIKGLKKGTIYIQRIKDTLLVPIDTIKIDGDSHFVSEFDLQSSEMLYLFLDRGVTNSVDNNIMFFAEKGTMNLETSLDFFTADAKITGSKNQELYDDYKKVMSRYINQDLDLVEKKFKAFKAGKMDEVSKMEEEQKGILKRKYLYTTNFAVNNSKYEVAPYVALAEIYDINLKYLDTIQKSLSPQVAKSLYGKKLNQFIAERKKIEK from the coding sequence ATGCAAAAAACATTTTTAGCCATAGTATCCCTATTTGTTTTGGTTTCCTGTTCGGAACAAAAATCCACTAAAAACTTTGTGCTTAACGGGAATATCAAAGGATTAAAAAAAGGAACAATTTATATACAAAGGATAAAAGACACGCTTTTAGTCCCGATTGATACCATTAAAATAGACGGAGATTCTCATTTTGTCAGTGAATTTGATTTGCAATCGTCTGAAATGTTATACTTGTTCTTAGATCGGGGTGTGACCAATTCAGTCGACAATAATATTATGTTTTTTGCCGAAAAAGGCACCATGAATTTAGAAACCAGTTTAGACTTTTTTACCGCAGATGCCAAGATTACCGGTTCTAAAAATCAGGAATTGTATGATGACTACAAAAAAGTAATGTCAAGATATATAAACCAAGATTTGGATTTGGTAGAGAAGAAATTCAAAGCCTTTAAAGCCGGAAAAATGGACGAAGTCAGTAAGATGGAAGAAGAGCAAAAAGGGATTTTAAAAAGAAAATACTTGTACACTACTAATTTTGCCGTAAACAACTCTAAATACGAAGTAGCACCTTATGTAGCCTTAGCAGAGATTTACGACATCAATTTGAAATATTTGGACACCATTCAAAAATCATTGTCACCACAAGTGGCTAAATCACTTTACGGTAAAAAGCTTAACCAATTTATAGCGGAAAGAAAAAAGATTGAAAAATAA
- a CDS encoding B12-binding domain-containing radical SAM protein: MKDILLITPPFTQLNTPYPATAYLKGFLNTKNISAFQMDLGIEVILAMFSKPGLTAIFESSNIEHSGSNSHRVFNLRENYIQTIDAVIAFLQGKNHTLARQICSGNFLPEASRFEQLDDMEWAFGSMGMQDKAKHLATLYLEDLSDFIVECVDENFGFSRYAERLGRSANSFDELYAHLQKEPTYIDKITLKILSERLNSVQPKLVCISVPFPGNLYSAFRCAQFVKKHFPNIKVSMGGGFPNTELRDLKDKRVFEFFDFITLDDGELPVELLNSNINSETSEPNFKEFKRTFLLENNQVVYKNNTTKSDYKQSEIGTPDYSDLFLNQYISVIEIANPMHSLWSDGRWNKLTMAHGCYWGKCTFCDISLDYIKLYEPIAAQILVDRMEQMVAQTGENGFHFVDEAAPPALMREVALEILRRKLTVTWWTNIRFEKSFTRDLCLLLKASGCIAVSGGLEVASDRLLVLIKKGVTVEQVAQVTRNFTESGIMVHAYLMYGYPTQTVQETVDSLEMVRQLFEVGVLQSGFWHQFAMTAHSPVGLFPEEFGVIPEQNEITFANNDIQFKDQTGINHDQFSFGLKKSLFNYMHGIGFDYDLQEWFDFKIPRTTVISDFIISCLEKEPDLVVKPSAKIVWLGGKPLPEIFTKSKKGKRWEMMRLVLFDKKDTVEINLDKEKADWVLKIINDLTLPQQKPITFLQLKTDFEIQFEDFELFWHSKPLKTLRDFGFLLVL; encoded by the coding sequence ATGAAAGACATTCTGCTCATAACGCCACCGTTTACCCAACTCAACACACCTTATCCGGCAACGGCTTATTTGAAAGGTTTTTTGAATACTAAAAACATTTCAGCCTTTCAAATGGATTTGGGGATAGAAGTGATTTTGGCCATGTTTTCCAAGCCCGGATTGACGGCTATTTTTGAGTCATCCAATATTGAGCATTCGGGATCCAACAGTCATCGAGTTTTCAATTTAAGAGAAAATTATATCCAAACTATCGATGCTGTAATCGCTTTTCTCCAAGGGAAAAACCATACTTTGGCTCGCCAAATTTGCAGCGGTAACTTTTTGCCCGAAGCTTCAAGATTTGAGCAATTGGATGATATGGAGTGGGCATTCGGTTCGATGGGAATGCAAGACAAAGCCAAACATTTGGCAACATTATACCTAGAAGATTTATCCGATTTTATCGTCGAATGTGTGGATGAAAATTTTGGTTTTAGTCGTTATGCCGAAAGATTGGGTAGAAGTGCCAATTCGTTTGACGAACTATATGCACATCTGCAAAAGGAACCAACTTACATCGACAAAATCACACTCAAAATTCTGTCCGAAAGATTGAACAGTGTTCAGCCTAAATTAGTTTGTATTTCAGTTCCGTTTCCTGGGAATTTGTATAGTGCTTTTCGCTGTGCACAGTTTGTCAAAAAGCACTTTCCAAACATAAAAGTATCAATGGGTGGCGGTTTCCCCAATACCGAACTTAGGGATTTAAAAGATAAAAGGGTTTTTGAGTTCTTTGATTTTATTACGTTAGATGACGGAGAATTGCCGGTGGAACTTTTAAATTCCAATATTAATTCCGAAACTTCGGAACCAAACTTCAAAGAGTTTAAAAGAACATTCCTTCTTGAAAACAACCAAGTCGTGTATAAAAACAATACCACAAAATCGGATTATAAACAAAGTGAGATTGGCACACCTGACTATTCCGATTTGTTTTTAAACCAATATATTTCGGTTATAGAAATTGCTAATCCGATGCACAGTTTGTGGAGCGATGGTCGATGGAACAAGCTTACAATGGCGCATGGTTGTTATTGGGGCAAATGTACTTTCTGCGATATTTCTCTGGATTATATCAAATTATACGAACCGATTGCGGCCCAAATATTGGTCGACCGAATGGAACAAATGGTTGCCCAAACCGGAGAAAACGGATTTCATTTTGTAGATGAAGCTGCTCCACCGGCATTGATGCGGGAAGTGGCTTTGGAGATTTTGCGCCGAAAGCTAACGGTTACTTGGTGGACGAACATTCGCTTTGAAAAAAGTTTTACTCGCGACCTCTGTTTGCTGCTTAAAGCTTCTGGTTGTATTGCGGTTTCGGGTGGATTAGAAGTCGCTTCCGACCGATTATTGGTATTGATTAAAAAAGGCGTTACCGTAGAACAAGTAGCCCAAGTTACCCGTAATTTCACCGAAAGCGGCATCATGGTTCACGCTTATTTGATGTATGGTTATCCTACTCAAACAGTTCAGGAAACGGTTGATAGTTTGGAAATGGTTCGCCAACTTTTTGAAGTAGGTGTCTTGCAGTCGGGTTTTTGGCATCAATTTGCCATGACGGCGCATAGTCCGGTAGGGTTGTTTCCTGAAGAATTTGGAGTCATACCGGAACAAAATGAGATTACTTTTGCCAACAATGACATTCAATTTAAAGACCAAACCGGGATTAACCATGACCAATTTAGTTTTGGATTAAAAAAATCATTGTTCAATTATATGCACGGTATTGGGTTTGACTACGATCTACAAGAATGGTTCGATTTTAAAATTCCGAGAACAACCGTGATTTCCGACTTTATTATCTCCTGTTTGGAAAAAGAACCGGATTTAGTGGTAAAACCTTCTGCGAAAATAGTTTGGTTAGGCGGAAAGCCTTTGCCGGAAATTTTTACTAAATCTAAAAAAGGCAAACGTTGGGAAATGATGAGACTCGTATTATTTGATAAAAAGGACACCGTTGAAATTAATTTAGACAAAGAAAAGGCGGATTGGGTATTGAAGATTATAAACGATTTGACGCTTCCCCAACAAAAACCAATTACTTTTTTACAACTCAAAACCGATTTCGAAATACAATTTGAAGATTTTGAATTGTTTTGGCACTCAAAACCATTAAAAACATTGAGGGATTTTGGGTTTTTATTGGTGTTGTAG